A window of Cottoperca gobio chromosome 16, fCotGob3.1, whole genome shotgun sequence contains these coding sequences:
- the znf1035 gene encoding zinc finger protein 1035, producing MAQGWDSYFHNLPPLSSDPSTLRRTSESEGSLPQHIENFIGHHDFPGTVASNEAPATNSNFDTDNYSSLSMENPSSDCLYQRYCKETPWQTDVEQMEKDYLPRSGNSDISDFATEGLSTSFATDLQDLKQDCGMLASSLTEDYSDVSSCSDADAGETRPSCKFIASNSVPKSATTKPSSSEWLFTDAGKMMLPTESLCPNMSETNVNLSSPSNGIAGENVVERAQDKMEKTVKSYTGQNQSSTTSNMVTTKGSKTVKGRNDCGGCPDQKQKEAVERDLTRGNNSNISISGLANLTGDGIEYPDGNEEERIPASAPNIMTLDNVQDHSDEKVLRKEIKESIDHNPNSTDGQNENIIQSNTSQSSEQPDCKDSAHKLEECTSTSKGNRRDVESCLPLSEHQSYESVASDNFPIDTSDKNEQDVASPIESCLQPNGSSKDINPCFKKEWTSPSDKTNATSSPDQQQTLHQSPVALEPGCQNGGFAECARESLEELDTSAESALGMMYGEPLSREDSLCDADGTQLDTSVARPDHNSMNNSEGQETQLNSTRKRLQPVVILKISESVNGTSNSYHCADCQDTTHNVDHLIEHYHCCHSVHNFQFCKTCNLYLMQNKQTEKHVCCVTKDSPQLSSDFSLTKKRKQDFNKCGLAFPKPYIKKMRPLTGKTPYKCNGCGLYFTQSSSLLRHMRGRCKQLKLPVTNAVIKETKTPPLKDLVQDKPYPNLPECYVKLVDISKTHLCSFCGKSFLTAVKAKKHFYSIHKGKSLVVSSSQSTTKDSGEKTPKVENDTQGKYKCPLCPRLFKYSYNRTRHLRDCVRHSISGGKDKISGKYRCPLCEVTFTLPCNRYRHIKATCLRECLARLAKERTKTKDIEQKTQSKKNVPKKQPMDLEQKKQALKTVPRYKCNLCPAVFCHGSGKYRHMKKHEVFKLTGKMFRYRNSVSPTMSKPEISSSAKAKESKDTSKSTGANGSRALSCTLCGTCFNTPQSLKKHECNHRGERPYHCLQCGKRFKKRAYLIDHKKSVHQRRIQCMVCRMILPTIGELIQHRSSHLKRGKLQCPDCNLQFQYPAHLLRHLERHKNRERKKILLEERPALKPQQSLNPVQQSEPKQLQCSLCKEVFNDARKLRKHSLSHISGSSSNQCPFCKRNSNNRRNLLRHMVKHTGDKAFSCTGCGKQFYRELYLQLHREKCLPAQTRHLVTLDSVTKTKGPHNCSYCPRTFCKKIRLKNHHRGHKTNTLRLCSRCGQYFGFRKLDQHQRNCKETTELNTGLSSNDDVCKSTSQTIQKVRKMPLKSNATNMLYFKCSHCTQRFRYRSLLLRHLVSHTGVQPFACMHCGHRYASHSMCLQHEAFCDGVYEEGKSNVKGAAATQLTKTLTLKKAAQKPQTEGEADYKCKFCTKTFMKSRSLRRHILTHNEVKPYRCKACDSCFSRYDHLKVHQTRCRGKKTRLEVCIPKISLDYVGKGWQNKYGMEHTVKQETFECKVCSRSFPTQSKLSRHVTMFHVTKVFKCTCCGSSFVHETSLKKHRKMKKCRKPSNEANASLPLETNPPTENVTNSLKRMRNRIIQRIQPYLNKKYKYACSYCPRVFQNSWQLGVHNRLHTGERPYACDDCGQRFIRKDYVKRHSVKCSKKLILTSRLSKSTGCQSPQSTSESPPKGFSCAYCSSRFLLFSQLQEHFLNAHKLETKAPSVSTAPLQHHLSNILNVKEEPLDESCDKQFSDAANVICNLDTAFKSEVSTPFFCQECNMSFTNKAGLTGHLRVHAREFPFSCKTCKKGFWNKSLLRNHNRKCRYGHISEKSKTQQLEVPLKAEIDFVLNDSVLVFKEASKSTGTGVLQTNFSCKDELIDDNQVQSSSSKDKKAVQYQCSECDQSFTDGLMLISHLEDHGREEQAKKHNACIECGQVFASYGSLVRHMKLHDIDRKLSCPDCSKMFYTLSEVETHRTCHDPSRPFTCKLCNHRFWTSPSLCSHYREEHPDDVFSCRFCDKAYSVKKSLARHYRRWHLKEQRDLVKEKSRAEKPSSSQFSTTGESDGDDDSNSDSAPYFPCHVCGKTFPTSESLEDHQRCHLGEKPHECAECGRCFFQASQLQQHQRMHKSEFQCQACGRGFVSLFALRKHKHTHGKSRPYRCPKCDFSFTGTLQLAEHMSIHREESFPCDICNLVFLSKSSRAEHRKSHSKSGDLPPPSISRKEHETSALLSESSSVSPKELKYRCGVCGERFGDPEKLSEHGCTAAKERPYSCSDCDKHFLHASHLKKHRATHQLPWSGSEYPCNQCNNSFSSSQLFLSHLKSHGTEIKPSTEVKALSNGFKCPVCHQCFTSATELISHFPKHPDGPSKTSKTAFPSRSKLDEHEHCSHQKHATMQAECSNALSKTSPPTHYQAAGEEEEIDVTGEELYNCPVCSMRFSSKSGLLEHQNKLHRIDGPFKCELCGKTFARKSYLSKHERRHHQKNMAQSAKNAFKCSQCYDLFNTAQDLSLHMRFHAEKEVGEYRCDMCYKSFRKWHNLKQHQESHVGQVVYECTECDKAFAFPHLLEKHQQTHAGSSQ from the coding sequence ATGGCTCAGGGATGGGATTCATACTTCCATAACCTTCCACCTCTATCATCAGATCCAAGCACTTTGAGAAGGACATCAGAGTCAGAGGGAAGTCTTCCCCAGCATATAGAGAACTTCATTGGACATCATGACTTCCCTGGCACAGTGGCTTCTAATGAAGCCCCTGCAACAAACTCAAACTTCGACACAGACAATTACTCAAGTCTCAGTATGGAAAATCCCAGTTCAGACTGTCTTTATCAAAGATACTGCAAGGAAACGCCATGGCAAACTGATGTAGAACAAATGGAAAAAGATTACTTGCCAAGAAGTGGAAATAGTGATATCTCAGATTTTGCCACAGAAGGATTATCGACATCTTTTGCAACAGATTTACAAGATCTTAAGCAAGACTGTGGAATGCTAGCTTCATCATTAACTGAGGACTACTCAGACGTCAGTAGCTGCTCGGATGCAGATGCAGGTGAAACAAGGCCCTCTTGTAAATTCATTGCAAGTAATTCCGTGCCAAAATCTGCTACTACAAAACCCAGTTCATCAGAATGGCTTTTCACTGATGCTGGAAAAATGATGCTTCCCACTGAGAGCCTGTGCCCTAATATGTCGGAGACTAATGTAAATTTATCTAGCCCATCAAATGGGATTGCAGGAGAAAACGTAGTTGAACGTGCACAAGACAAGATGGAAAAAACTGTCAAATCTTACACAGGACAAAATCAGTCCTCTACTACTTCTAACATGGTGACAACTAAAGGGAGCAAGACTGTAAAGGGTAGAAATGATTGTGGTGGGTGTCCAGATCAGAAACAAAAGGAGGCTGTGGAGAGAGATCTGACTCGAGGAAATAATTCAAACATCTCGATTAGTGGCCTTGCAAACTTGACTGGTGATGGAATAGAATACCCAGATGGCAATGAGGAAGAGCGGATTCCTGCAAGTGCTCCGAATATCATGACTTTGGACAATGTGCAAGATCACTCGGATGAAAAAGTTCTAAGAAAGGAAATTAAGGAATCAATTGACCATAATCCCAATTCCACTGATggtcaaaatgaaaacataattcaGTCAAATACCTCTCAATCTTCAGAACAACCCGATTGTAAAGATTCCGCTCATAAACTGGAGGAATgcacaagtacctcaaaaggTAACCGTCGTGATGTTGAATCCTGCTTGCCGTTGTCTGAGCACCAATCTTATGAAAGTGTTGCCAGTGACAATTTTCCTATTGATACTAGTGACAAGAACGAACAAGATGTTGCTAGTCCTATAGAATCCTGCTTACAGCCAAACGGCTCAAGCAAAGACATAAATCCCTGTTTCAAAAAGGAATGGACAAGTCCAtctgacaaaacaaatgcaaccTCCTCTCCAGATCAGCAACAGACACTACATCAAAGTCCAGTGGCCCTAGAACCAGGATGTCAAAATGGAGGTTTTGCTGAATGTGCAAGAGAGTCGTTAGAAGAGTTGGACACATCTGCAGAGTCAGCACTTGGAATGATGTATGGTGAACCTCTTTCAAGAGAAGATTCTTTATGTGATGCTGATGGAACACAACTTGACACTTCTGTGGCCAGACCTGACCATAATAGCATGAACAATTCAGAAGGACAAGaaactcaactcaactcaacaaGAAAACGTCTGCAGCCTGTTGTAATATTGAAGATATCGGAGTCAGTAAATGGAACGAGTAACTCTTATCATTGCGCAGATTGCCAAGACACAACCCACAATGTAGATCATCTAATTGAACACTATCATTGTTGCCATTCAGTGCACAATTTCCAGTTTTGCAAGACTTGTAATCTCTACTTAATGCAGAATaagcaaacagaaaaacacgTGTGTTGTGTAACCAAAGATAGCCCTCAGCTCTCATCTGATTTCAGCCTAacgaagaaaagaaaacaagatttCAACAAGTGCGGACTCGCATTTCCAAAACCATATATTAAGAAGATGCGCCCTCTCACTGGCAAAACACCCTATAAGTGTAATGGCTGTGGATTGTATTTCACACAGTCTAGTAGCCTGCTAAGACACATGCGTGGTAGATGCAAGCAACTAAAACTTCCAGTTACAAATGCCGTTATCAAAGAAACTAAAACACCACCGCTAAAGGACCTAGTCCAGGACAAACCTTATCCAAATCTACCCGAATGTTATGTAAAGCTTGTTGACATCTCCAAAACTCATCTGTGTAGTTTCTGTGGTAAAAGCTTCTTAACTGCAGTCAAGGCCAAAAAGCACTTCTACAGCATACACAAGGGAAAGAGTTTGGTAGTTTCATCAAGTCAGTCTACCACAAAAGACAGTGGTGAGAAAACCCCAAAAGTGGAGAATGACACAcaaggaaaatataaatgtcctCTCTGTCCACGGCTTTTCAAGTACTCCTACAACAGGACTCGACATTTGCGTGACTGTGTCAGGCATTCAATATCTGGTGGCAAGGATAAGATTTCCGGTAAATATCGGTGTCCCTTGTGCGAAGTTACCTTCACTTTACCATGCAACCGATATAGACATATTAAAGCCACTTGTCTCAGAGAATGTCTTGCTCGGCTTGCAAAAGAGAGGACAAAAACAAAGGACATTGAACAGAAAACACAGTCAAAGAAAAATGTTCCGAAAAAACAGCCTATGGATCTTGAACAAAAAAAGCAAGCCCTCAAGACTGTACCCCGTTACAAATGTAATCTTTGTCCAGCTGTTTTTTGTCATGGTTCTGGAAAGTACAGACATATGAAGAAACATGAGGTATTTAAACTCACTGGTAAAATGTTCAGGTACAGGAATTCCGTTTCCCCAACCATGTCCAAACCAGAAATTTCAAGTAGTGCAAAGGCTAAAGAGAGTAAGGATACCTCAAAATCAACTGGAGCAAATGGCAGTCGTGCCCTGAGCTGTACACTTTGTGGAACTTGCTTCAACACACCACAATCACTGAAGAAACATGAGTGCAATCACAGAGGTGAAAGACCGTACCACTGTCTGCAATGTGGAAAAAGATTCAAAAAACGTGCCTATCTGATTGATCATAAAAAAAGTGTTCACCAGAGGAGGATACAGTGCATGGTCTGCAGAATGATTCTTCCAACTATTGGAGAACTGATTCAGCACAGAAGCTCACATCTTAAAAGGGGAAAGCTTCAATGCCCAGACTGTAATCTGCAGTTCCAGTATCCTGCACATCTCCTTAGGCATCTAGAACGCCacaaaaatagagagagaaaaaagattcTGCTTGAAGAGAGACCAGCATTAAAACCACAGCAGTCCTTGAATCCAGTCCAGCAGAGTGAACCAAAGCAGCTGCAGTGTTCTTTATGCAAAGAGGTATTTAATGATGCCCGAAAACTAAGAAAACATTCTCTTTCACATATATCGGGTTCCTCTTCAAACCAGTGTCCATTTTGCAAACGCAATTCCAATAATCGCCGCAATCTGCTGCGCCACATGGTCAAACACACTGGCGACAAAGCCTTTTCCTGCACTGGTTGTGGAAAACAGTTTTACCGTGAGTTGTACCTTCAACTTCATCGTGAAAAGTGTTTGCCTGCTCAAACCAGACATCTTGTCACATTGGATTCCGTGACTAAGACAAAGGGGCCACATAATTGTTCCTATTGTCCACGGACATTTTGTAAGAAAATCCGCCTGAAAAATCATCACCGTGGCCACAAGACGAACACTCTGCGTCTCTGCTCAAGATGTGGGCAGTACTTTGGATTTAGAAAATTAGATCAACATCAGAGGAACTGCAAGGAGACTACAGAGCTCAACACTGGCTTATCATCCAATGACGACGTCTGTAAAAGCACTTCACAGACAATCCAGAAGGTCCGTAAAATGCCTTTAAAGTCCAACGCAACCAACATGCTTTACTTTAAATGCTCTCACTGTACACAGAGGTTCAGGTACAGGTCATTACTCTTGAGACATCTTGTTTCACATACTGGGGTGCAACCCTTCGCATGTATGCACTGTGGACACCGTTATGCAAGTCACTCAATGTGTTTGCAGCATGAAGCTTTCTGTGATGGAGTTTACGAAGAGGGGAAGTCAAACGTCAAAGGTGCTGCTGCAACTCAATTGACAAAGACGCTTACTCTCAAAAAGGCAGCACAAAAGCCCCAAACGGAAGGTGAAGCTGACTACAAGTGCAAATTCTGCACGAAGACTTTCATGAAATCACGAAGCCTGAGACGTCACATTTTGACACATAACGAAGTGAAGCCGTATCGCTGTAAAGCCTGTGACAGCTGCTTTTCAAGGTATGATCATCTGAAAGTACATCAGACTCGCTGTAGGGGTAAAAAAACGCGATTGGAAGTCTGTATACCCAAAATCAGTTTAGATTATGTTGGCAAGGGTTGGCAAAATAAGTATGGCATGGAGCATACTGTAAAGCAGGAGACATTTGAGTGCAAAGTCTGTTCAAGGAGCTTCCCAACTCAGTCTAAACTTTCCCGGCATGTCACTATGTTCCATGTTACAAAGGTATTCAAGTGCACATGCTGTGGCTCGTCATTCGTTCATGAAACATCTCTGAAAAAGCATAGGAAGATGAAAAAGTGCCGAAAGCCTTCGAATGAAGCAAATGCTTCTCTACCACTGGAAACTAATCCACCAACAGAAAATGTGACAAACTCACTTAAAAGGATGAGAAATAGAATTATACAGCGTATTCAGCCTTATTTGAACAAAAAGTATAAATACGCATGTAGCTATTGCCCCCGCGTTTTTCAAAACAGCTGGCAATTGGGCGTGCACAATCGCCTGCACACAGGAGAGCGGCCATATGCCTGTGATGATTGTGGTCAGAGATTTATAAGGAAGGATTATGTGAAGCGTCATTCCGTAAAGTGCTccaaaaaactaattttaacATCAAGATTATCAAAGTCCACAGGCTGCCAAAGCCCACAGTCAACTTCTGAAAGCCCACCAAAAGGCTTTTCTTGTGCATACTGTAGTTCTCGTTTTTTGCTATTTTCACAGCTTCAAGAGCATTTCTTAAATGCACACAAACTGGAAACAAAGGCTCCATCAGTGTCCACTGCTCCCCTACAACACCATCTCTCAAATATACTAAATGTCAAAGAAGAGCCTTTGGATGAGAGTTGTGACAAACAATTTAGTGATGCTGCTAATGTAATCTGTAATCTAGATACAGCTTTTAAAAGTGAGGTCTCCACTCCATTTTTCTGCCAAGAGTGCAATATGTCCTTTACAAATAAAGCTGGCCTAACTGGTCATCTGCGTGTACACGCAAGGGAGTTTCCCTTTAGCTGTAAAACATGCAAGAAGGGCTTCTGGAACAAAAGTCTTCTCCGTAATCACAACAGGAAGTGTAGATATGGACACATTTCAGAGAAAAGTAAAACCCAACAATTGGAAGTCCCTTTGAAAGCAGAGATTGATTTTGTGCTGAATGATTCTGTTCTAGTGTTCAAAGAAGCCTCCAAATCAACTGGCACTGGAGTTTTGCAGACCAACTTCTCCTGCAAAGATGAATTAATAGATGATAATCAAGTGCAAAGCAGCTCAAGTAAAGATAAGAAAGCTGTGCAGTACCAATGTTCAGAATGTGATCAGAGCTTCACAGATGGCTTAATGCTCATTAGTCACCTTGAAGACCATGGAAGAGAGGAACAAGCGAAAAAGCACAATGCATGTATTGAGTGTGGACAGGTGTTCGCTAGTTATGGAAGTCTTGTAAGACACATGAAATTACATGACATTGATAGGAAATTATCTTGTCCTGACTGCTCCAAGATGTTTTACACCTTATCTGAAGTTGAAACCCACAGAACATGCCATGACCCAAGTAGGCCTTTTACTTGCAAACTGTGTAATCACAGGTTTTGGACAAGTCCATCTTTATGTAGTCATTACAGAGAAGAGCATCCAGATGATGTATTCAGTTGTCGTTTCTGTGACAAGGCCTATTCAGTCAAAAAATCACTGGCAAGACATTATAGAAGATGGCATCTTAAAGAGCAGAGGGATCTTGTAAAGGAAAAGAGCCGCGCTGAAAAACCATCCAGCAGTCAATTCAGTACAACTGGTGAAAGTGATGGGGATGATGACAGCAACTCGGATTCTGCGCCGTACTTCCCATGCCACGTGTGTGGCAAGACATTCCCAACATCAGAAAGTCTTGAGGATCATCAGCGGTGTCACCTGGGTGAAAAACCACATGAATGTGCAGAATGTGGTAGATGTTTTTTCCAGGCATCCCAGTTGCAGCAGCATCAAAGAATGCACAAGTCTGAATTTCAGTGTCAGGCATGCGGCAGGGGATTTGTCTCGCTCTTTGCACTGCGTAAACACAAGCATACTCATGGAAAGAGCCGTCCGTACCGATGTCCCAAGTGTGACTTCAGCTTCACAGGAACCTTGCAGTTGGCAGAACACATGTCTATCCACCGTGAAGAGAGCTTCCCTTGCGACATATGCAATCTTGTGTTTCTCTCCAAGAGTAGCAGAGCTGAGCATCGGAAAAGCCACTCTAAGTCAGGTGACCTCCCCCCACCTTCAATTTCAAGGAAAGAACATGAGACGTCTGCTTTACTTTCTGAAAGCTCCTCAGTATCCCCCAAAGAACTTAAATATCGCTGCGGTGTTTGTGGTGAGCGCTTCGGAGACCCAGAAAAGCTCTCAGAGCATGGTTGCACTGCAGCCAAAGAGCGACCATACTCCTGTTCAGACTGCGATAAACATTTTCTACATGCATCTCACCTGAAGAAGCACAGGGCCACCCATCAACTACCATGGTCTGGTAGTGAATATCCATGCAATCAATGCAACAATAGTTTTTCCTCTTCTCAGCTTTTCCTCAGCCATCTGAAGAGCCATGGTACAGAAATTAAACCTTCCACTGAAGTTAAAGCTCTATCAAACGGTTTCAAATGTCCAGTTTGCCATCAGTGTTTTACCAGTGCCACTGAGTTGATTAGTCATTTCCCCAAGCATCCCGATGGTCCGTCCAAAACTTCTAAAACTGCATTTCCCTCTAGAAGTAAACTTGATGAACATGAGCACTGTTCCCATCAAAAGCATGCAACAATGCAGGCTGAATGCTCAAATGCATTATCTAAGACATCCCCTCCAACTCATTATCAAGCagcaggggaggaggaagagatcgACGTTACAGGAGAGGAGTTGTACAATTGCCCCGTTTGCTCAATGCGGTTCTCCTCAAAGAGTGGCCTTTTGGAGCATCAAAATAAACTGCACCGAATTGACGGGCCCTTCAAATGCGAGCTTTGTGGAAAAACATTTGCCAGGAAAAGTTACCTTAGCAAGCACGAGCGAAGGCATCATCAAAAAAACATGGCTCAGTCGGCCAAAAACGCGTTCAAATGTTCCCAGTGCTACGATTTATTCAATACAGCACAAGATCTGTCATTGCACATGAGATTTCACGCTGAAAAAGAAGTTGGAGAGTACCGCTGTGATATGTGTTACAAGTCGTTCAGAAAGTGGCATAATCTTAAACAGCACCAGGAAAGTCATGTCGGCCAAGTTGTATATGAATGCACAGAATGTGACAAAGCCTTCGCTTTTCCTCACCTCCTGGAGAAACATCAACAGACTCATGCTGGGTCCTCTCAGTAG